In Bacillus toyonensis BCT-7112, a single window of DNA contains:
- a CDS encoding S8 family serine peptidase: protein MKKTTSTLLSMALVFSSFGALSAHAESLQKEKQFSPQLKANITQWGENKIAQNVETKTSKEISVIVELQHAPLASQSNIQHAPDLQNNNAQSYHAQLKKAQEDTTKKIKEKAPKATIKETYSTLFSGFSISIPGDQITALASLPEVKAIYPNLTYKLHETSKSPANQETPNIGGPTVGAPEAWNSKDPTGKPLDGKGMKVAIIDSGVDYTHPDLKANYIGGYDTVDEDNDPMDGNVHGTHVAGIIAGNGKIKGIAPNASILAYRVMNDGGTGTTEDIIQGIEHAIQDGADVLNLSLGQDLNVPDQPVTMTLERAAKLGVTAVVSNGNDGPKPWSVDAPGNASSVISVGASTVSIPFPTFQVAGSNKSYQGLPLSKSDFQVGNDAQLVYVGYGNPSDYAKQDVKGKFALVLQGTSSTLVKAEQAKQAGALGVLLISNEKEINIMPEYFGREEVALPVMQLSNTNGEELKSLITKRKKNIKIGQPKQTELIGNFSSRGPSQGSWLIKPDVVAPGVQITSTVPRGGYESHNGTSMAAPQVAGAVALLRQMHPDWTTEQLKSSLANTAETLKDVNENTYPVMTQGSGLINIPKAVKADALVTPNNVSFGLIKPNSGKVKLTQNITLQNLSSKKKNFSIRIELLDTKTKVQTSFASSVSVKPNSNIEKPFTITVDSSLPQGVYTGNVYVKEQGKTEEIRIPFTFSIDPKEYKRIDGLEIVNSTFSPNNDQILDDNLINYYLVTPVEDVTFHANLITKDRVTYQGIVYQGKNETPGYKSFKWNGTKVGGSPLPDGLYQIEAVASNSGGETKQTGAVFVDRTAPKLTHEVDQENLIIRGKVTDILLDWMTESGWVAPGHPVTIQYEINGNGTWENAFLNHWEKNYEIYFDRSQLQQGKNTIHIVATDAAGNTSNLNVDLEVK from the coding sequence ATGAAAAAAACTACATCTACACTACTGAGTATGGCGCTCGTCTTTTCCAGTTTTGGAGCTTTAAGCGCCCATGCTGAATCACTGCAAAAAGAGAAGCAATTTAGTCCACAGTTAAAAGCAAACATTACACAATGGGGAGAAAATAAAATTGCGCAAAATGTTGAAACAAAAACATCAAAAGAAATATCTGTCATTGTAGAATTGCAACATGCTCCACTCGCTTCACAAAGTAACATTCAACATGCTCCAGATTTACAAAATAATAATGCCCAGTCTTATCATGCGCAACTAAAAAAAGCACAAGAAGATACTACTAAGAAAATAAAAGAAAAAGCACCGAAAGCAACGATAAAAGAAACGTATAGTACGTTATTTTCTGGGTTTTCTATCTCTATTCCAGGGGATCAAATTACCGCTCTAGCTTCTTTACCTGAAGTAAAAGCAATTTATCCAAACTTAACATACAAATTACATGAAACGTCAAAAAGTCCGGCTAATCAAGAAACACCAAATATTGGAGGACCGACAGTTGGTGCGCCTGAAGCTTGGAATTCAAAAGATCCGACTGGCAAACCACTTGATGGAAAAGGAATGAAAGTCGCTATTATCGATTCAGGTGTAGACTATACACACCCTGATTTAAAAGCAAATTATATCGGCGGCTATGATACAGTCGATGAAGATAATGATCCGATGGACGGAAACGTACACGGTACTCATGTTGCTGGAATTATCGCTGGTAATGGAAAAATAAAAGGGATTGCTCCAAATGCCTCTATACTTGCTTACCGTGTCATGAATGATGGGGGTACTGGTACAACCGAAGATATTATTCAAGGTATTGAGCATGCTATTCAAGATGGTGCCGATGTTTTAAATCTATCTCTTGGTCAAGATTTAAATGTACCCGATCAACCTGTAACAATGACGCTAGAACGTGCGGCGAAACTTGGTGTTACTGCGGTCGTATCAAATGGAAATGATGGACCCAAACCTTGGTCTGTAGATGCACCTGGGAATGCAAGTAGTGTCATCTCTGTTGGAGCATCTACAGTTTCTATTCCATTTCCAACATTCCAAGTAGCTGGTTCCAATAAATCTTACCAAGGATTACCGTTATCAAAATCGGATTTCCAAGTAGGAAACGATGCCCAGCTTGTATATGTTGGATACGGTAATCCAAGTGATTACGCTAAACAAGATGTAAAAGGTAAGTTCGCGCTTGTCTTACAAGGGACTTCGAGCACGTTAGTAAAAGCAGAACAAGCAAAACAAGCTGGCGCTCTCGGCGTGCTACTAATTTCTAACGAAAAAGAAATTAATATTATGCCAGAATATTTTGGTCGTGAAGAAGTAGCTCTTCCTGTTATGCAGCTATCCAATACGAATGGCGAAGAGTTGAAAAGTTTAATTACAAAACGAAAGAAAAATATAAAAATTGGACAACCAAAACAAACAGAACTTATTGGTAATTTTAGTTCAAGGGGACCATCACAAGGAAGTTGGCTTATAAAGCCTGATGTTGTTGCACCTGGCGTACAAATTACAAGTACAGTACCAAGAGGTGGCTATGAATCTCACAATGGGACAAGTATGGCTGCGCCGCAAGTAGCTGGAGCCGTTGCTCTATTACGTCAAATGCATCCTGATTGGACGACAGAACAATTAAAATCATCTCTTGCCAATACAGCCGAAACATTAAAAGACGTAAATGAAAACACATATCCTGTTATGACACAAGGATCGGGCTTAATTAATATTCCAAAAGCAGTAAAAGCGGACGCATTAGTTACACCAAACAATGTAAGTTTCGGTCTAATTAAACCAAATAGCGGAAAAGTAAAATTAACACAAAATATTACATTACAAAATCTTTCTAGCAAAAAGAAAAACTTTTCAATTCGCATTGAACTATTAGATACAAAAACGAAAGTTCAAACTTCTTTCGCTTCTTCTGTGAGCGTAAAACCGAATAGTAACATAGAAAAACCTTTTACCATTACTGTGGATAGTTCTTTGCCACAAGGTGTATATACAGGGAATGTATATGTAAAAGAACAAGGTAAGACAGAAGAAATACGTATTCCATTTACATTTAGCATTGATCCAAAAGAATACAAACGTATTGATGGCCTTGAAATTGTTAATTCTACTTTCAGTCCAAATAATGACCAAATACTAGATGACAACCTTATCAATTACTATTTAGTTACACCCGTTGAGGATGTAACGTTTCACGCTAATTTAATTACGAAAGACCGAGTAACCTATCAAGGTATCGTTTATCAAGGTAAAAATGAAACACCAGGTTATAAATCTTTCAAATGGAATGGTACAAAAGTTGGTGGATCCCCTCTGCCTGACGGCTTATACCAAATTGAAGCTGTTGCTTCTAATTCTGGTGGAGAAACGAAACAAACAGGGGCTGTGTTTGTCGACCGCACTGCACCTAAATTAACACACGAAGTTGATCAAGAAAATCTCATAATTAGAGGGAAAGTAACTGATATACTGTTAGATTGGATGACAGAATCCGGATGGGTTGCTCCAGGGCATCCTGTCACGATACAGTATGAAATTAACGGGAATGGTACATGGGAAAATGCATTCCTGAACCATTGGGAGAAAAACTACGAAATTTATTTCGATCGTAGTCAATTACAGCAAGGAAAGAATACAATTCACATTGTAGCAACTGATGCCGCTGGAAATACATCTAATTTGAATGTTGATTTAGAAGTGAAATAA
- a CDS encoding aromatic amino acid hydroxylase encodes MTKKIEIPSHLKPFVSTQHYDQYTPVNHAVWRYIMRQNHSFLKDVAHPAYVNGLQSSGINIDAIPKVEEMNECLAPSGWGAVTIDGLIPGVAFFDFQGNGLLPIATDIRKVENIEYTPAPDIVHEAAGHAPILLDPTYAKYVKRFGQIGAKAFSTKEEHDAFEAVRTLTIVKESPTSTPDEVKAAENAVIEKQNLVSGLSEAEQISRLFWWTVEYGLIGNIDDPKIYGAGLLSSVGESKHCLTDAVEKVPFSIEACTGTTYDVTKMQPQLFVCQSFEELTEALETFSETMAFKTGGTEGLEKAIHSENHATTELSSGLQITGTFTETIKNDAGEVIYMRTSSPTALAIHNKQLANHSTSVHSDGFGTPIGLLNGNIALEDCTEEKLHSLGITIGNSADFTFASDIHVKGTVTDIVKNDNKIALISFIDCTVTYKDRLLFDASWGAFDMAVGSQITSVFPGAADAAAFFPMDEEVQEIPAPLVLNELERMYQTVRDIRSEGILHDAHIDQLVAIQEVLNTFYAKEWLLRLEILELLLEHNKGHETSAALLHQLSTFTTDEAVTRLINNGLTLLPVKGVRNDAKIN; translated from the coding sequence ATGACAAAGAAAATAGAAATCCCATCGCATTTAAAACCATTCGTATCCACACAACATTATGATCAATACACACCGGTGAATCACGCTGTGTGGCGTTACATTATGAGACAAAATCATAGCTTCTTAAAAGACGTTGCCCATCCAGCCTATGTGAATGGACTACAATCATCTGGTATTAATATAGATGCAATTCCAAAGGTAGAAGAAATGAATGAATGCTTAGCACCAAGCGGCTGGGGAGCTGTAACAATTGATGGCCTTATTCCTGGCGTCGCATTTTTCGATTTTCAGGGGAACGGATTACTACCAATTGCAACAGATATTCGTAAAGTAGAAAATATCGAGTACACACCAGCTCCAGATATTGTACACGAAGCAGCAGGACACGCACCGATTTTACTTGATCCTACATATGCAAAATATGTGAAACGTTTTGGACAAATTGGTGCAAAAGCTTTCTCTACAAAAGAAGAACATGATGCATTTGAAGCTGTTCGTACATTAACGATTGTCAAAGAAAGCCCTACTTCTACTCCTGATGAAGTTAAGGCTGCTGAAAATGCTGTAATTGAAAAACAAAACTTAGTTTCTGGTTTATCAGAAGCTGAACAAATTTCACGTCTTTTCTGGTGGACAGTGGAGTACGGATTAATTGGAAATATTGACGATCCAAAAATTTACGGTGCTGGTCTTCTTTCCTCTGTCGGCGAAAGCAAACATTGCTTAACAGATGCTGTAGAAAAAGTTCCTTTCTCAATTGAAGCTTGCACAGGGACAACTTATGATGTGACAAAAATGCAACCACAGCTATTTGTTTGTCAATCATTTGAAGAGTTAACTGAGGCGCTTGAGACGTTCTCTGAAACGATGGCATTCAAAACAGGTGGCACAGAAGGATTAGAAAAAGCAATTCACTCCGAAAATCATGCCACAACTGAGTTAAGTAGCGGATTACAAATTACGGGCACATTTACAGAAACAATTAAAAATGATGCCGGCGAAGTCATTTACATGCGAACAAGCTCTCCAACTGCATTAGCAATTCATAATAAGCAGTTGGCAAATCATTCTACCTCTGTACACAGTGATGGATTCGGGACACCGATCGGATTACTAAATGGTAATATCGCACTAGAAGATTGTACAGAAGAAAAGTTACATTCATTAGGCATTACAATTGGAAACAGCGCAGATTTTACTTTTGCAAGTGACATTCATGTAAAAGGAACAGTAACTGATATTGTAAAGAATGATAATAAAATTGCCCTTATCTCGTTTATAGATTGTACAGTTACTTATAAAGATCGTTTACTATTTGATGCTTCATGGGGCGCATTTGATATGGCTGTTGGCTCACAAATCACTTCAGTATTCCCAGGTGCCGCAGATGCAGCAGCATTTTTCCCAATGGATGAAGAAGTTCAAGAAATTCCTGCTCCACTTGTACTGAATGAACTTGAACGTATGTATCAAACAGTTCGAGATATTCGAAGTGAGGGGATTTTACACGACGCGCATATCGATCAATTAGTAGCAATTCAAGAAGTATTAAATACATTTTATGCGAAAGAATGGCTGCTTCGCCTTGAAATATTAGAATTACTTTTAGAGCATAACAAAGGGCATGAAACATCTGCAGCATTACTACATCAACTTTCTACTTTCACAACTGACGAAGCTGTAACACGCCTTATTAACAATGGTCTTACGTTACTTCCAGTAAAGGGTGTGAGAAATGATGCTAAGATTAACTGA
- a CDS encoding 4a-hydroxytetrahydrobiopterin dehydratase has product MMLRLTEEEVREELLKVDKWMVKDEKWIERKYMFSDYLKGVEFVSEAAKLSEEHNHHPFILIQYKAVIITLSSWNAKGLTKLDFELAKQFDELFLQNENAIIRK; this is encoded by the coding sequence ATGATGCTAAGATTAACTGAAGAAGAAGTTCGCGAGGAGTTATTGAAGGTAGATAAATGGATGGTAAAAGATGAGAAATGGATTGAACGAAAATATATGTTTTCCGACTACTTAAAAGGAGTCGAATTTGTCTCTGAAGCCGCCAAACTATCAGAAGAACATAATCACCATCCATTTATCCTTATCCAGTATAAAGCAGTTATTATTACTTTGTCATCTTGGAATGCAAAAGGTTTAACGAAACTAGATTTTGAGCTTGCAAAACAATTTGATGAACTATTTTTACAAAACGAAAATGCAATTATAAGAAAATAA
- a CDS encoding VOC family protein has protein sequence MSFQLHPDTTLDVVHLYVSNVKKSLEFYTEVLSMKVLKEEEAVVTFGNENDEPLLIIEEKKEAFPKQRARTGLYHYAILLPSRQDLANVLRHLVEMVYPLHGGADHYFSEALYLADPDGNGIEIYHDRQKEVWRDENGELPFVSNPLAGEELLQQGSTWNGFPDGTVMGHIHFHVADLEEAKRFYVDGLGFEITIPARNGALFVSAGGYHHHIGLNTWQGEGVPPQMPGSVGLKYFTIVLADEKQKEQVCESLKNIGKIATYKDGILQVEDPFGHCIHFKIKREA, from the coding sequence ATGAGTTTTCAACTTCATCCCGATACAACACTTGATGTTGTTCATTTATACGTATCTAATGTAAAGAAATCACTAGAGTTTTATACGGAAGTACTAAGTATGAAGGTGCTAAAAGAAGAAGAAGCAGTCGTTACATTTGGGAATGAAAATGATGAACCACTTCTTATCATTGAAGAAAAGAAAGAAGCTTTTCCGAAGCAAAGAGCAAGAACAGGGTTATATCATTACGCAATTTTATTACCAAGTAGGCAGGATTTAGCGAATGTTCTTCGTCATCTTGTAGAGATGGTATATCCACTACATGGTGGAGCCGATCATTACTTTAGTGAAGCTCTTTATTTAGCTGATCCAGATGGAAACGGGATTGAAATTTATCATGATCGACAAAAAGAAGTTTGGCGTGATGAGAATGGAGAACTCCCATTTGTTAGTAACCCGTTAGCTGGTGAAGAATTATTACAGCAAGGAAGTACATGGAATGGATTTCCAGATGGTACTGTGATGGGGCATATTCATTTCCATGTAGCTGATTTAGAGGAAGCGAAACGTTTCTATGTTGATGGTCTTGGTTTTGAAATAACGATCCCAGCTCGTAATGGAGCGTTGTTCGTATCAGCAGGTGGTTATCATCATCATATCGGTTTAAATACGTGGCAAGGTGAAGGGGTACCACCGCAAATGCCAGGTTCTGTTGGTTTGAAATATTTCACAATTGTACTAGCGGATGAAAAACAAAAAGAGCAAGTATGTGAAAGCTTAAAAAATATTGGCAAAATTGCTACGTACAAAGATGGAATATTACAAGTCGAGGATCCATTTGGACATTGTATCCATTTCAAAATAAAAAGAGAAGCCTAA
- a CDS encoding DoxX family protein, giving the protein MNQHIGNLIIRIVLGVTFFMHGLTKFQSGIDNIAGWFTSIGLPGGLAYGVATFELVGGLLLILGLGVRYIGLLFALVMVGAIVKVKWSAGLLGDGKNPGFELELALLAMGAYLFVAKADGFVDNFLKEKMSKKN; this is encoded by the coding sequence ATGAATCAACATATTGGTAACTTAATTATTCGTATCGTGTTAGGGGTAACGTTCTTTATGCACGGTTTAACAAAATTCCAATCAGGAATTGACAATATTGCAGGATGGTTTACAAGCATTGGTTTACCAGGAGGACTGGCATACGGTGTAGCAACATTTGAATTAGTTGGAGGCCTATTATTAATTCTAGGTTTAGGTGTAAGATATATTGGATTATTATTTGCACTTGTTATGGTTGGGGCAATCGTAAAAGTGAAATGGTCAGCTGGTTTATTGGGAGATGGAAAAAATCCTGGTTTCGAATTAGAACTTGCATTATTAGCAATGGGTGCATACTTATTTGTTGCAAAAGCTGATGGTTTTGTAGATAATTTCTTAAAAGAAAAAATGTCAAAGAAGAACTAA
- a CDS encoding helix-turn-helix domain-containing protein has translation MNIGSAIREIRQRRGITIAQICEGTGLSKGFMSQVENNKTSPSISTLETISNFLNVPLPYLLLEQKDRLKIVKKEERKYSVYGKDEQRIEHVAEQGGLRLNLVEIPAGFPKENSPNAHEGEECHLVLRGKLEVQHGEDIAIVEEGDSFSWNACVPHIVRNVGKESALLLISSHAENRKRVY, from the coding sequence ATGAATATTGGTTCTGCAATACGTGAAATTCGTCAACGTAGAGGCATAACAATTGCACAAATTTGTGAAGGAACAGGTCTTTCTAAAGGCTTTATGAGTCAGGTTGAAAATAATAAAACATCACCATCTATCTCAACGTTAGAAACGATCTCAAATTTTTTAAACGTTCCCCTTCCCTATTTATTGTTAGAACAAAAAGATCGATTGAAAATTGTTAAAAAAGAAGAACGAAAATACAGTGTATACGGCAAAGATGAGCAAAGAATTGAACATGTTGCGGAGCAAGGTGGCCTTCGCCTGAATCTCGTAGAAATTCCTGCCGGGTTTCCGAAAGAAAACTCACCAAATGCCCATGAAGGTGAAGAGTGTCATCTTGTATTACGCGGAAAGCTAGAAGTTCAACATGGTGAAGATATTGCAATTGTAGAAGAAGGTGATTCTTTCTCTTGGAATGCATGCGTTCCACATATTGTTCGTAATGTAGGAAAAGAATCCGCACTATTACTTATCTCTAGTCATGCGGAGAATCGAAAACGCGTTTACTAA
- a CDS encoding MaoC/PaaZ C-terminal domain-containing protein, translated as MSIKVGEVFKYERRFTEEEVFEFANITGDKGRHHMEYDENGRLMVHGLLTASIGTKVGEELHYIARELVSEFIRPVFTGDTITCELTLTNIEQMEGYKKVSIESVYRNQHEKTVLVGTSYGIIRE; from the coding sequence ATGAGTATAAAAGTTGGGGAAGTATTTAAATATGAAAGAAGATTTACTGAGGAAGAAGTTTTCGAATTTGCAAATATTACAGGTGATAAAGGGAGACATCATATGGAATATGATGAGAATGGCCGATTAATGGTTCATGGTTTATTGACTGCTAGCATTGGAACGAAAGTAGGCGAAGAGTTACATTACATAGCAAGAGAATTAGTAAGTGAGTTTATTAGACCAGTTTTTACAGGGGATACGATTACTTGTGAATTAACTTTAACAAATATAGAGCAAATGGAAGGGTATAAAAAAGTTTCAATCGAATCAGTTTATCGCAATCAACATGAAAAGACGGTGCTAGTTGGGACAAGTTACGGGATTATACGAGAATAA
- a CDS encoding GNAT family N-acetyltransferase: MYIYHNGLIIREGTNGVPAYAIKTLFEDAGWSNDNIPSWQIEKFTLAFENSTWAFTIWDEEEMVAMVRVISDQMMVANIVNLVVKCEYRGKGLGKKLVALCLQKLPHGDWFAHTSANNFDFYRSCGFEVRELSRNGTCAYYGYQIAKRDGHR, translated from the coding sequence ATGTATATTTACCATAATGGGCTTATTATCCGTGAAGGAACGAATGGAGTACCAGCATATGCAATTAAAACTTTATTTGAAGATGCCGGTTGGAGTAATGATAATATCCCTTCTTGGCAAATTGAAAAATTTACGCTTGCATTTGAAAATTCAACATGGGCTTTCACAATTTGGGATGAAGAAGAAATGGTTGCGATGGTTAGAGTGATTTCTGATCAAATGATGGTTGCTAACATAGTAAATTTGGTTGTGAAGTGTGAGTATAGGGGGAAAGGATTGGGTAAGAAACTTGTAGCTCTTTGTTTACAAAAGCTTCCCCATGGTGATTGGTTTGCACATACATCTGCGAACAATTTTGATTTTTATAGAAGTTGTGGATTTGAAGTTAGAGAGTTATCCAGAAATGGTACATGTGCGTATTATGGATACCAAATCGCAAAAAGAGATGGTCATCGGTAA
- a CDS encoding GNAT family N-acetyltransferase produces MFHTDRLQVRKYTMDDLQFYASLWGNEKVMRYIGNGTLKTYMQCKKSLEEWVIPNYKNGLGLFVMIERETGIRIGHAGLVKQKIDGKEEIEIGYWLLPQYWGKGYAKEAAAAFRDYGFQALQMNKLISLINPNHPASIFVARKTGLSYEKTTSFQGMDVLVYSIKRVG; encoded by the coding sequence ATGTTTCATACAGATCGTTTACAAGTTCGCAAATATACAATGGATGATTTACAGTTCTACGCTTCACTATGGGGAAACGAGAAGGTAATGCGCTATATTGGAAATGGAACGTTAAAAACATATATGCAATGCAAAAAAAGCTTGGAGGAGTGGGTAATTCCTAATTATAAAAATGGTCTCGGTTTATTTGTAATGATTGAAAGGGAAACGGGAATACGAATTGGTCATGCGGGACTAGTAAAGCAGAAGATAGATGGAAAAGAGGAAATTGAAATTGGTTATTGGTTACTTCCTCAGTATTGGGGAAAAGGGTATGCGAAAGAAGCAGCTGCGGCATTTCGAGACTACGGTTTCCAAGCATTACAAATGAATAAATTAATTTCTCTTATTAATCCGAACCATCCCGCCTCAATATTTGTTGCTAGAAAAACAGGGCTTAGTTATGAGAAAACAACTTCATTTCAGGGGATGGATGTTCTTGTTTATTCGATTAAGCGAGTTGGATGA
- a CDS encoding ankyrin repeat domain-containing protein, with protein sequence MHTEERITTELVREFVMAAHGNLEKVQELLVESPSLLHASYNWGGSDWESALGASAHVGRKDIALYLLEKGARMDIFAAAMLGELEVVQAILVAQPEALRASGPHGISLLQHARMGGEKAQRVFDYLTVLS encoded by the coding sequence ATGCATACAGAAGAGCGTATTACCACTGAGTTAGTAAGAGAATTTGTTATGGCAGCTCACGGAAATTTAGAAAAAGTACAGGAACTGTTGGTTGAATCGCCCAGCTTACTTCATGCCTCTTACAATTGGGGCGGATCAGATTGGGAAAGTGCCTTAGGAGCATCGGCACATGTAGGTCGTAAAGATATTGCTCTTTATTTACTGGAAAAGGGTGCTCGCATGGATATTTTTGCTGCAGCTATGCTTGGAGAGTTAGAAGTTGTACAAGCTATTTTAGTAGCACAACCAGAAGCATTACGTGCATCTGGCCCACATGGTATTTCCCTTCTTCAACATGCGCGAATGGGTGGAGAAAAAGCACAGCGTGTGTTTGATTACTTAACAGTGCTCTCTTAA
- a CDS encoding ABC transporter ATP-binding protein, with the protein MISVEKVFYAHSERFQMQNTNVHIKAGEVVSLIGPNGSGKSTLLRLMARLLKQSEGEIILDGKNIHTMKSADVAKQLAMLPQMHDHQLDLTVKELIEFGRGPHKSWSVRLNKEDEEIVNWALSVTNLEGYEYRLLQSLSGGERQRAWIAMTLAQRTNVLLLDEPTTFLDIVHQLEVMELVKRLNEEFGMTIVMVLHDINQATQYSDRLLVLKRGEIQYDGVPEEVLCHEMFQYVFGIEVDIFQGSDKPFFTPKRISKKGEERCIQKSVLPLS; encoded by the coding sequence GTGATTTCCGTTGAAAAAGTGTTTTACGCACATTCTGAAAGATTTCAAATGCAAAATACGAATGTACATATTAAAGCTGGAGAAGTTGTTAGTTTAATTGGACCGAATGGATCGGGGAAATCTACTTTGCTTCGTTTAATGGCAAGGCTACTTAAACAAAGCGAAGGGGAAATCATTTTAGATGGGAAAAATATTCATACGATGAAGAGTGCCGATGTAGCGAAGCAATTAGCGATGTTACCACAAATGCATGATCATCAATTAGATTTAACAGTGAAAGAATTAATTGAATTTGGAAGAGGCCCCCATAAATCATGGAGTGTTCGCTTAAATAAAGAAGATGAAGAAATTGTTAATTGGGCATTGTCTGTTACAAATCTTGAAGGGTATGAATATCGTCTTTTACAATCTTTATCAGGAGGAGAAAGGCAGCGTGCTTGGATTGCAATGACGCTAGCACAACGCACGAATGTTTTATTATTAGATGAGCCAACAACTTTTTTAGATATCGTTCATCAGTTGGAAGTAATGGAACTTGTGAAACGATTAAATGAGGAGTTTGGTATGACAATTGTAATGGTTTTACATGACATTAACCAAGCTACTCAATATAGTGATCGTTTACTCGTATTAAAGCGAGGGGAGATTCAGTATGACGGTGTACCAGAAGAAGTATTATGTCATGAAATGTTTCAATATGTATTTGGTATAGAAGTGGATATTTTTCAAGGAAGTGACAAACCATTTTTTACACCGAAACGAATTTCTAAAAAAGGAGAAGAGCGATGCATACAGAAGAGCGTATTACCACTGAGTTAG
- a CDS encoding FecCD family ABC transporter permease — translation MESNEVVREKEHPFAKKRWGIAVILVVLTILGLFYGLFAGSLSFSLRDILTGMQDEGSIVHRIVWDLRIPRVLVGFIVGTCLATSGALLQGVMRNPLADPGIIGVSSGAGLVAIIIMILFPQHMAFLPLGAFLGAFITAMVIYALSWQKGAPPSRIVLVGVSINALIGAATSALMLLHSDKVQSVLPWLAGGIGGVSWAHLNMIIYYAIFAIILAFFGIKHIRVLMLGDEMAKLLGHNVEKSRFYLIVVSTLLAGIAVSVSGLIGFVGLVVPHMLRLLVGNDYKYLLPLSCLGGGVLLVFADAIARSWFDPIELPVGILLSFLGGPFFLYLIHRGGKQRDFR, via the coding sequence ATGGAGAGTAATGAAGTAGTAAGAGAAAAGGAACATCCTTTTGCGAAAAAAAGATGGGGAATAGCAGTTATTTTAGTCGTATTAACGATTCTAGGTCTTTTTTACGGTCTTTTCGCGGGAAGTTTATCCTTTTCTTTACGAGACATCCTAACAGGGATGCAAGATGAAGGTTCGATAGTTCATCGAATTGTATGGGATCTTCGTATACCAAGGGTGCTCGTTGGATTTATAGTAGGAACGTGTTTAGCGACATCAGGTGCATTATTGCAAGGGGTTATGAGAAACCCTCTTGCAGACCCTGGTATTATCGGGGTTTCATCTGGAGCGGGTCTTGTAGCAATTATAATTATGATTTTATTTCCTCAGCACATGGCTTTTTTACCGCTAGGGGCGTTTTTAGGAGCTTTCATCACAGCAATGGTCATCTATGCTTTATCATGGCAAAAAGGGGCACCACCTTCAAGAATTGTCTTAGTAGGTGTGTCGATTAATGCATTGATTGGTGCAGCAACGTCAGCATTAATGTTATTACATAGTGACAAAGTACAATCTGTTTTACCGTGGTTAGCTGGTGGCATTGGTGGTGTAAGCTGGGCACATTTAAATATGATTATTTATTATGCGATATTTGCTATTATATTAGCCTTCTTTGGTATTAAGCATATTCGAGTATTAATGCTTGGAGATGAAATGGCAAAGTTATTAGGACATAACGTGGAAAAAAGTCGTTTTTATTTAATCGTAGTAAGTACATTATTAGCTGGAATAGCAGTTAGTGTTTCTGGACTTATTGGGTTTGTCGGTCTTGTTGTACCGCATATGCTACGTTTATTAGTTGGAAATGATTATAAATATTTGCTGCCTCTATCATGCCTTGGCGGCGGGGTATTACTTGTTTTTGCGGATGCGATAGCTCGAAGTTGGTTCGATCCAATCGAATTGCCTGTTGGTATTTTATTATCCTTCTTAGGTGGTCCGTTCTTCTTATATTTAATTCATAGAGGAGGAAAACAACGTGATTTCCGTTGA